In Vanessa atalanta chromosome 3, ilVanAtal1.2, whole genome shotgun sequence, one genomic interval encodes:
- the LOC125076947 gene encoding ras-related protein Rab-14 has protein sequence MAVVKTPVLKVILCGEYGVGKSSIFRRFINNTFLPNADKKSTLGLDHFEKMYRVGDKDVKLQLWDTGGMERIASVTSSYYKYAEAAVLVFSLDNASSFHILSQHLLDIVTYAENAKIFLCGNKSDLEGSCPQVTDADIENFCEQCHNLISSTYKTSCKSGQGLEDMFLDIAQQLVECNRSKIELQRLDHNSFKITHPEPPDEPSCSC, from the exons atggcTGTTGTTAAAACTCCTGTgcttaaagttatattatgtgGTGAATATGGAGTCGGGAAAAGTTCAATATTTCGAAGgttcataaataatacatttttacctAATGCTGATAAAAAATCTACTTTGGGCCTAGATCACTTTGAGAAGATGTACCGAGTGGGTGACAAAGATGTCAAG TTACAGCTTTGGGATACTGGTGGTATGGAAAGAATAGCTTCAGTCACatcaagttattataaatatgctgAGGCAGCAGTTTTAGTCTTTTCATTAGATAATGCTTCATCATTTCATATCTTAAGTCAGCATCTCTTGGATATTGTAACATATGCTGAAAATGCTAAGATATTTCTGTGTGGCAATAAATCTGATTTAGAAGGATCATGCCCACAAGTAACTGATGCTGATATAGAAAATTTCTG tgaacAGTGCCACAATTTAATAAGCAGCACTTACAAAACATCATGCAAAAGTGGACAAGGCTTAGAAGACATGTTTTTAGATATAGCTCAACAATTAGTTGAATGTAACCGGTCAAAAATTGAACTTCAAAGGTTAGATCACAATAGCTTCAAGATAACACACCCAGAACCCCCAGATGAACCGTCCTGTAGTTGTTAA
- the LOC125077434 gene encoding MPN domain-containing protein CG4751, whose product MDLQTSHLAAALMSGNNVFNIPQQEPAGGTTETGNGESKKEKTNETQKETAFEEKEELEEEEFSDEESETQPGNKSIPGRGVTLQMLLEDKMLEPGTAAMTIEYLGQKFVGDLQPDGKIKSHETETIFCSPSAWAIHCKRIINPDKRSGCGWASVKYKGKKLDTIKATYLRKKQLQRENMHTDEETEMEVESPPEPPPQRVVMKHNTVPNRMMQHDANMLIEAVSFSSAGKVQPFLVSVSSNALLLLDIHCHLKKEEVYGYLAGTWDLNNHNLMITHTFPCLISKNDTRPRVLVELEIQMEIEKLGLTLLGWYHSHPTNPAMPSLRDCDSQLEYQIKMRGPSEISYIPCIGVICSPYNPESPVLESSLTFFWVMPPPEQRPTEYPRPLLLQYNMVHDSHLSTHAMEQIKKSIKYYITFTDDAFVNFKENYKPDITFLDKLKCTLTPKFPREQSDGLLWHFIRDELGCSSENDDKMDLDALLAVPQVIPACKPSQTSSSNFPSVSTLQQMVSRPPGVPPINVSSAIGPVSPHKFDTPPLNIPVLSSSAKPSKSTTPSLPPTYPTGLDMLTSMALGLGSPNMSLPLGTTGLESLAAANSMLTGFNPGMSSNLAALSSSKLPDLPSYAASLQNLSSNIVNFEKTSTSTSTSCTTSAAPIPANIASNLMMSSADIANALLSASKYSSAGILGIPDPMSKSTLAANNMFLSPSLLKMQESLLKPLSSSSPIPSKASHDQNMMMKSPHDLIKSGSKDYLPPDFGSIGKGKDSSLDSMKHTDLSTPKGESSKSILSESQPTDYSQLGASPRIGGDPFLNQMLELTKKTTLPDYVTDYSQSRKITDEEIQKIQSNPLSYSSAASIADTIAQVAMGNFSKMDDVVDYSKSQDYSSNKSLNSENEN is encoded by the exons atggatTTACAAACATCTCACTTAGCCGCAGCTTTAATGTCGGGAAACAATGTGTTTAATATACCACAACAAGAACCTGCCGGTGGAACAACAGAAACTGGCAACGGtgaaagtaaaaaagaaaagacCAATGAAACTCAAAAAGAAACCGCTTTTGAAGAAAAGGAGGAATTAGAAGAAGAAGAGTTCTCTGATGag gAATCTGAGACACAGCCGGGTAACAAATCTATACCTGGTAGAGGTGTTACTCTACAAATGCTGTTAGAAGACAAAATGTTAGAGCCAGGCACTGCTGCAATGACTATAGAGTAtctg GGGCAAAAATTTGTTGGTGATTTACAACCTGATGGGAAAATCAAGTCACATGAAACAGAAACAATTTTTTGTTCTCCCTCTGCCTGGGCTATACATTGCAAAAGGATTATTAACCCTGACAAAAGATCTGGCTGTGGTTGGGCATCAGTAAAATATAAGGGCAAAAAACTTGATACCATTAAAGCAACATATCTTCggaaaaaacaattacaaaggGAGAACATGCACACTGATG aaGAGACAGAAATGGAAGTAGAAAGTCCTCCTGAGCCCCCACCACAGAGAGTTGTGATGAAACATAATACAGTGCCTAATAGAATGATGCAACa tgatGCAAATATGCTAATTGAGGCAGTTTCATTTTCATCAGCTGGAAAAGTTCAACCATTTCTAGTTTCAGTCAGTTCTAATGCTCTTCTTCTCCTTGATATTCACTGCCATTTGAAAAAGGAAGAAGTTTATGGATATCTTGCAGGAACGTGGGACTTGAATAATCata atctGATGATAACACACACATTCCCATGTTTGATTAGTAAAAATGACACAAGGCCTAGGGTTTTAGTTGAATTAGAAATTCAAATGGAAATCGAAAAACTAGGTCTGACTCTTTTGGGATGGTATCACTCCCATCCTACCAACCCTGCCATGCCAAGCTTGAGAGACTGCGATAGTCAGCtagaatatcaaattaaaatgaggGGACCATCAGAAATATCTTACATTCCATGCATTGGAGTTATCTGCT CACCCTACAATCCAGAAAGTCCAGTTCTAGAATCTTCTTTAACATTCTTCTGGGTGATGCCGCCACCAGAACAGAGGCCTACGGAATACCCACGCCcattattattgcaatataatatgGTTCATGATAGTCATTTATCCACGCATGCTATGGAGCAAATTAAGAAAAGTATCAAGTACTACATTACATTCACAGATGATgcgtttgttaattttaaggaAAACTATAAACCAGATATAAcgtttttagataaattaaagtgTACCCTAACACCTAAATTTCCAAGAGAACAAAGCGATGGTCTGCTATGGCATTTCATAAGAGATGAATTAGGTTGTTCTTCGGAAAATGATGACAAAATGGATTTGGACGCCTTGTTAGCTGTGCCTCAAGTTATTCCAGCTTGTAAACCAAGTCAGACTTCATCATCTAACTTTCCATCAGTTAGTACTTTGCAGCAAATGGTCAGTAGACCACCTGGTGTACCACCAATTAATGTGTCATCGGCGATAGGGCCTGTTTCCCCGCATAAATTTGATACACCACCATTGAACATACCAGTTTTATCTTCTTCTGCGAAGCCATCTAAATCAACTACGCCGTCTCTTCCACCAACTTATCCAACAGGTTTAGACATGTTGACGAGCATGGCTTTAGGATTGGGATCTCCTAATATGTCCCTTCCTCTAGGCACCACAGGATTAGAAAGTTTAGCAGCTGCAAATAGTATGCTCACCGGTTTCAATCCTGGTATGTCCTCTAATTTAGCGGCTTTATCATCTTCTAAGCTTCCCGATCTACCCTCATACGCAGCATCATTACAGAATCTGTCCAGTAATATTGTAAACTTTGAAAAAACCTCGACTAGTACATCAACAAGTTGTACCACATCTGCAGCTCCTATTCCTGCAAATATCGCTTCGAACTTAATGATGAGCTCCGCAGATATAGCGAATGCTTTGTTATCGGCTAGTAAATATTCTAGTGCTGGGATATTGGGAATACCGGACCCTATGTCGAAGTCAACACTTGCCGCTAATAACATGTTTTTGTCCCCGTCTTTGCTCAAGATGCAAGAGTCACTGCTTAAACCTTTGTCAAGTAGTAGTCCAATACCTTCGAAAGCGAGTCACGATCAGAATATGATGATGAAAAGTCCGCATGATTTAATCAAAAGTGGTAGCAAGGATTATTTACCTCCAGACTTTGGAAGTATAGGCAAAGGTAAAGATAGCTCCTTAGACTCTATGAAACATACGGACTTAAGCACACCTAAAGGCGAATCATCTAAATCCATTTTGTCAGAATCTCAGCCGACAGACTATTCCCAGCTGGGTGCTTCGCCGCGGATCGGTGGCGATCCCTTTTTGAATCAAATGTTAGAATTGACTAAGAAAACGACGCTTCCGGATTACGTAACAGATTACAGTCAAAGCCGTAAAATTACAGACGAAGAAATACAAAAGATACAATCAAATCCGCTATCTTACTCTAGCGCTGCTAGTATTGCTGACACCATCGCGCAAGTTGCTATGGGAAACTTCAGTAAAATGGATGATGTGGTCGACTATAGCAAAAGTCAAGATTATTCTAGCAATAAAAGCTTAAATAGTGAAAATGAGaactaa